In Achromobacter pestifer, the DNA window CCGCCAATGATGAGAACTAGCATGTAAAAATAGGTTGGTTTAATACCTTAATCGGGATAATCATGCGAGATGTGCTGGACCTGAATACCGTCCGCGTCTACGTGGCGGTCGTCGATGAACAGAGCTTCGCCGGCGCCGCCCGCCTGCTGGCCCTGCCCTCATCCAATGTCAGCCGCCACGTCGCCTCGCTGGAACGCAGGCTGGGCGTGCGCCTGCTGGAGCGCAGCACCCGCCATCTGCGCATGACGGAAGCCGGCAGGCTCTTGTACGAACGCGCCAAACCCCTGCTCGACACCTTGCTCGCCACCGAGGAAGAACTGGGCGCGGTGCAACGCGAGCTGCGCGGCCCGCTGCGAATGTGCATGCCCGGCGAAGCCCCAAGACTGCTGGCGCCCATTCTTGCCGAGTTCTGCAGCCTGCATCCCGGCGTGGAACTGGAATGCGACACGCGCATGACCGGGCTTGAATCACTGCGCGAAGAGGACATGGACCTGGCCATCGTCTTCCATCGCGGCCGCCAGGACGACAGCGCCTTCATCACGCGTGAACTGGCCACCCTGCCCAGCATCGTGGTCGCGGCGCCCAGCTTGCTGGCCCAGACCGGAACGCCCCGTCACGTGCGGGAGCTCAGGTCCCTGCCCTGCATCACCACCTTGAGCGCGCTGAAAGGCCAACCCTGGCAATTCATCGATGCCGCCGGCGAAATCGTCAAGGTGCCGGTCCGCAGCCGCTACCGCGTCAACAGTGGCGAACTGGCAGGCGCGGGCGCGCGGCAAGGCATAGGTTTCGCGATACTGGCGGCCTTTGGCTGCCAGGAAGACCTGGCAGCCGGCCGCCTGGTGGAGGTGCCGCTGGATCTGCGGCCCGCGCCGCTGCAATTGTTGGGGGCATACAGCCATCGGCATTCGGTCACGGCGCGGGTTCGGGCCTTGCTGGAGTTGATGCAGGCGCGGCTGGGAGCAATGGGCGAGCGTTCCTGACGTTTCCCGTCGGCGGCCGCTAGAGCGACTTGCCGCTATGCGCGCAGGCCGAGCACCACCACGCCAGACGCCAGGCTAGCCAGCGCGATCAGCGCCCAAGCCCGTTCCGCGCTGCGGACGCCGAACACGGCCAAGCCGATCGCCGTGTACACGACAAAGCTCAAAAGCGTTCCGGCCAGCACGCCGACTGCCGGCGATGCGCCGGCCAAGACAGGCCACGCCAGCGCCAGGGCCGACATCGCCAAAGCGGAGAGCAGGTAGCCGCCCGCAGCCGCGGCGATCAAGCGGCTGGCGATCCCCCAACAATGCGCTGCGGCGTCGTGGCTGGCGGGCGGCGCCTTGCGCGACGGCGGCGCGGCGACCGTCGGCGCAGCCTTCCAGTGGCGCCGCAGCGCATGGACCATGCAGGCCAGCAGCAGGCCAAATGCCAGCGCGGTGATTTCCACTGCCGCCTGCAGCCATTCTCCGCGGGCGGCATAGGCCCACGCGTGCCGGCCCGTCGTCGCCCAGTTCAACATCGGCAGCCCGAGGCAGAGCACCGCTGCCGCAGCCAATTGCTCGATCCATGCGCTGCGTGGCGGGCGCCACAATGCATGGGCCAGAGTCGCGGCCCACACGGCGAAGAAAAAGCGGATCTCCCAGGCGTTGCGGTCCGGCCAGGCAGCCGGGATCAGCCGGTTGCCATAAAAGTAGGCGACGCTTGCCACGGCGATGCCCGCCAGCGCCGCCACGTTCAAGGCTTCGACGCAGCGATAGACCCGCGCGGTGGCCGCGCCGAACTCATGCTCGCTCTTCTTGCGCCGCTTGAGGGAGAACAGCAGCGTGCCGATGGCGATCATGGCGGTGCCCATCAGGCCGCTGAAGAAGTACAGCCACTTGATGGTCCATCCGCCGAAGTCCGCCTTGTGCAGGGCTTCGATCGTCTCGTGGACCTGCTTTGGTTCAAACCCGTCGTGCTGGGCGGGCACAACCTGCAAGACCGCTGCGCTTGCCGCATCGAACGCAACGTGGCTGGCTTCGGTGAGCAGCTGCGGGGCCGCGCCGGCCAACGGCTTGCGGCCGGACACCAGGACGATGCTGCGCGCGTCGCCCGGACGTTCGATCGTGATGCGCGCCGCTTCCTGCCCGGTCAGCTCGCGCGCCCGCGACAGCAAGGGGTACAGATCCGGGACTCCGCCCAAACCCGGCTCGGCGATGCGAGGCACAGACAGCGCAGGCGCAAGCTCGGCCTGATAGCGGCGGTAGGCGCCTGTGTCGTCGCCATACGCCGCGTGCAGCGGCCACGGCATGTAGCTGGTGTAGAAGAACGCCAGGCCGGTGTAGCCGATCATGAACAGGAACGGCAGCGTCAGCACCGCCGTGGCATTGTGCGCGTCCAGCCAGCTGCGCAGTCCCTTGCCCGGGCGAAAAGTGAAGAAGTCCTTGAAGATGCGCTTGTGCACCACCACGCCCGACACCAGCGCGACCAGCATGCACATGGATATCCAGCCCACCAGCCAGTAGCCCGGCAGGCCGCCGTGCAAGGTGTAGTGGAAGGACATGAAATGCCGGCCGCCCTCTGTCTCGCGTATCTGGGGCGGCGGCTGCACCGCACCTGTGCGCGAGTCCAGCCAGACCTCATGGCGTGTGCCGTCGTCGGTGCGCCACGACAGTTGCGCGGGCCAGCCGGGCCGGGCCGGCAAGGAAATGTCCCAAGCGGACGCTGCCGCCGCGCGGGACGACAGCTCCTGCGTGGCGCGCGACAGCCACTGCCGGGCATCCGCGGCGTCGGCGGCTGAACTGGCCGGCGGCCCCGCTTCCATCCAGCGCGTAATGGGCTCCCGGAAGACGCTGAGCGTGCCGGTCAGGAAGATGGCGCACAGCAGCCAGCCGCAGGTCAGGCCGCACCAGGTGTGCAGCCAGGACATGCTCTGGCGGAATCCCCCCTTCACGACCGCGTCCGCGCGCGGCCGCCAGCCCCGCCGCCAGCAAGGCCGGTCACAGCGTTCCCCGCAAGGTCAGCATCACGTTGCGAGGCTCGCCATAGTGGTTGCCGCGCCGGATCTGGCTGACCATGCCGTAATAGTCCTTGTCGAACGCGTTCGCCACGTTCAGGCTGGCGGACCAGTGCTTGTTGATGCGATAGCCCGCGCGCAGATCCCACACCGCGCGGCCGGGCGCGCCCATCCGCACCGACATGTCGTCGTAGGCCTTGTACGAGTAGCCGCTTTGCGCCGACACGCCGCCGCCGACGCTGAAGGCATTCCAGCGGCCCGGCAACTGGTACGTGGTGGACAGGCGGAACAGATGGCGCGGGGTCTCCGCGCTGATGGTTTCGCCTTCGTCGTCGCGGCTGGTGACGTAGGTGTAGCCGGCCATCACCTGCCAGCCCGGCGACAGTTCGCCGCTGGCTTCCAGTTCAAAGCCCTTGCTGCGCAGGGTGCCGCCGTTGCGATAGCAATTGGGCGAAGCCAGCGAGCCCGGGCAGCTTCCCGTGGCCGCCATGTCCTCTACTGCGATGCCGGACTTCTTCACTGCGAACACCGCCGCGGATACGTTCAGGCGTCCGTCGTAGAGTTCGCCCTTCACGCCCGCCTCGTAGTTGGCGCCGATGGACGGGTCCAGCGGCTTGCCCGAAGACGTTACGTAGGTGCTCTGCGGCTGGTAGGTGTCCGCATAGCTGGTGTAGACGGACCATTGCTGGTCCAGGTCGTAGACCAGTCCGGCGTAGGGCGTGAATTCATGCTTCTGTTCATAGTCCCGGGTCATCCTGCCCGTCAGCCCATCGTTGGACCGGTACTTCAGCCAGCTGAACTTACCGCCCAGCAGCAAGTGCAGCGGGTCCGCCAGTTGCAGCCGCATGCTGCCGTAGACGCTGGTCTGCTCCAGCCGCGACGTTTCCCCGCTGTCCCAGGCCGGACGCGCCGGTTCCGGGATGGAGGAATGGTCAGGGTCATACACGTTGATGGGCGTGTCGGTGTCCAGATTCGCCCATTTCTGGTTGACGCGCTGGCGCGACCAGCTGGTGCCGAGCAGGACCTGGTGCGTGCCGCCCAGCGCCTGGAAACTGCCGGTGGTGTTCAGGTCGACGCCGTCGCTCTTCACGTGCGCATTGTTGAAATAGATGGTGTAGAAGCGCGAGCCCACGCCGGTCGCCCGATCCACGCCGCCGATCGGAATGGCCACGCGCTGGTCCAGGTCGACCTCGGTATGGTTGAGCGACAGGCGCGCCTTCCAGTCCTGGTTGAACCGGTGCTCGGCCTCGGCGAACACTTCGTTCACCTGGCCCTTCTGCCGGTTCCAGTCCTGAAGCAAGGAGGTCGAGCGCGAAACGTCCAGCGCGCCGCCGTCGGTATAACGCGGCAGGCCGAAAATCCAGTAGCCGTCCGTATTGGTGGCTTGGTGGCGCGCGCCGAAGGTCAACGTCGTGTCGCGCCCGAGATCGGCGTCGATCACGCCGTAGACCAGGGGCGATTTCGACTTCGTGCCATCGTAGAAGTAATGGCGGTCCTGATAAGCGGTTACCAGGCGGCCGCGCACCGTGCCGGACTCGTTGAGCGGGCCGCCGCCGTCGAGCTCCATGCGGTAGTTGTCCCAGGATCCCACCGTCGTGGAGCCCTCGAAATGGCCTTCGCCGCGCGGACGCTTGCGCACCATGTTGATCGCGCCGCTGGGATCCGCCGAGCCCAGCATCAAGCCCGCCGCGCCGCGCAGCACTTCGACCCGGTCAAACACGGCGGTGTCGATGGGCAGCCAGCCCACCGGGGCATAGACCACGCCAGCCACGCCGTCGACCAGATAGTTGTTGTCGTCTACCGTGAAGCCACGTATCGAGAACTTGTGATTGCCGAAGTTTCTTGCCGTCTTCGTCACGCCCGTGGTCTGCGCCAGCGCCTCGTCCAGCGTGGTCAGGTTCTTGTCGTCCAGCAGCTGACGCGTGAGCACGCTGACCGACTGCGGCGTTTCCCTGACCGACTGCGTCATCTTGCTGATCGTGATGGCATCGCTCGTGTACGAGCCGGTTCCTTCGGTGGTCGGATTGCCCACGCCGCTGCCGCTGACCGTCACCGACTGCAGCGTCACCGCATCGCCCGAGGATTGCCCGATGGCCGTCAAGGTGTACACGTTCGGCCTGGCGCTGTTCACGCGCACGTTGGCGCCGGCCAGCAACTGATCCAGCGCTTCGCGCGGCGCATAGCGGCCATTGACCGCCGGCGCGCGCTTGCCCGCCACCACGCTTTCATCGAACAGCACCTGATGCCGGGACTGCTCGGAGAACAGCCTCAGGGCATGTTCCAGCGGCTGAGCCGGAATGCTGAAATCGACCTGCGCCGCCTGCTGCTGCGCCTGCACCGCGGCGGGCGACGCCAGGGCGGCCAGCGCGCACGCCACCATTCCCGGCATGGCCCTGAGCTGCATGCCCGCCGTCAACGCGCCGCCAGCAAGCGCGTCCTTCAACAATCCCCGTCCCATTCCCACTCCATCGTTGTTGGCCGCTACCGGCCTTGCAGGAGTAAACGGATTCCAGGACGGGATTGGGAACCCGCGTACCGCATGCGAACAAAAATAATTTTCAGGCAGGCCTCCTGGACGCTCAGCGGTCCAGGATGAGATAGCCGCCGTCGGGCGCGCGCTTGACCTGCACCGGCAGCAGATCCGGCAAGGCTTCCAGGAACGCGGCGGGCGCATTGGTCGCGGCAAAGCCCGAGACCGGCAGCGACTTCAGGCCCGGGCTGCCCAGCGCCACCGGCTTGCCCAGGTACTGCGCGACTTCCTGGGCCACCTCGCCCAGCGGCGTGCGCCGGTACACCAGACGGCCGTTGCGCCATCCGCCCACGCCGTCCGGGACCGCCGCCACCGCCTGATAGGTGGAGTTTCGCGCATCCACGGTCACGCCTTGCTCGGCGCCCAGAGACAGCTCCGGCCTGGCCTTGTCGCGGTCGGGCTGCACACGCACGCGGCCATGCGACACCTTGACGATGACGTCATCCGGCGTGTTTCGCACATTGAAGGCCGTGCCCACCACGGTGATCCGGCTTTGTTGCGCATCAACGGTGAACGGACGGCCGGTATCCGGCGCCACGTCGAAAAATCCTTCGCCCTGGTTCAGCACCAGCTCGCGGCGCCGCGGGTAGTAACGCACCTCCAGCGTACTGCCGAAATTCAACGCGACATGCGAGCCGTCGGGCAGGTCCAGCTGACGTACCTCTGCCGCCGCAGTTCTCACGCTCAACACATAGCCGGGCGTATTGTCCCAGCGATACCAGCCAAAACCGCCGCCCACGACCAGCGCCGCACAGGCGGCGGCGAAGGTCTTTGAAAAGACGGGTTGCCCCAGCAGCACCCCCCAGAAACCGGGCTGGACCGCGCGGCGGCCAGATGCTTCCCGCGAGGCGCGTCGCGGCAAGGGCCGGGATGGACGGCTGGCCGCCTGCCCGTCGGAAGCCAGCGCGGGCCGGGGCGCCTGCGACAGGTCCTCCCAGGTGCGCGCCACCCGCGAGTACGCTTGCCGGTGCGCGGGACGGGCAGCCAGCCAGGCATGCAGTTCCTGTTCGTCCGCGGACGACCAGCTGGCATCCTGGCGGCGCACCAGCCATTCGGCCGCGGCCTCGTGCAAGGCGAGCGTATCCGGCGAAGCTGAGGAAGACGGGTCGGTCATGGCGAGGCGGAGTCGCTATTGTTGTTATTGTCCAGGCCGGCGTCATCGCCGGCGGGCCGATGCAATTGCTGCATCTGCGCAACCGTAGCATAGTGCACCCGGACCTCGCAGTAGGCGATGGCGCGCGCCAGATGCTTGACGACCATGCGCCGCGATATCTGCATGCGGGCGGCGACTTCGTCCTGTGTCAGCCCGTCGAAACGGCACAGCACAAAAGCTTCGCGCTGGCGCTCGGGGAGTTCCTGCAAGGCAGCGCCCAGCCGCTCCAGACGCTGTTGATGCGCCGCCGCGCGCATGGGACACGACGCATCGCCCGCCGCCAGGGCCTGCACGCCCTCTTCGGCCTCATTGAACGACACCGTCTGCAGCCGCCGGCCCGCCTTGCGTTCGCGGAACTCGTCGGCCACGCCGTTCAACACCGTCCTGCGCAAGTAGGCGCCCTGCTCGTCAGGGGAATCCAGCGCCGGGTTGGCCGCTACCCATTTGACGACCCCATCATGCAGCGCGTCTTCGGCGCTGCCGATGCTGCCTTTGAACCTGGCCAGGCCGCGCATGAGCGGCAAACGCCAGCGCGCGTAGGCTTTGGCGATCGCGCTGGAATTTCCGTTCGTGTCGTCGGCGGATGCGGGCGTCGTGTTGGACGCCAGCAAAGGGTTGCGGCTCATGCGGCGCGGGTCGTTTGAAAGTCGCCGGATTGTACTGAGATTTATTCTCACTCGCAATCCAAAGCAGGACCGCGCCGTTCAACAATCAATCATGCAACCCTCGCGGCTCACGGCGCCACTTGATACCCGCGCTGCTGCATGCAAGTGCTGTAAGCGGAGGTGGCTGCGGCATTTTGCTGCGACGCCTCGGCGCGATCCTGGCGGCGGTCCTGGCGTTGCCGCGAACCGCCCACGACCATCCCTGCCGCCGCCGCGTCTTTCGCCTGGTTCTGCCGGTACTGCTGTTTGGCGTCATCGCTCATCCGGTCGTAGACCTCCTCGTGCTGATTGCCGCGCGCGCCGGCTACTGCCGCACCCGCTGCCGCGCCCGCAGCGGCGCCACGGACGCGCCCGCCGGACTTAGGATCGTCCGTGCTGGTGCTGGCGCTAGCGCCGCTGCCTGCCAGAGCCTGGCATGCGCTGATGTCTTGCTGGGTGGTTTGGGGCGACTGCCCTTTGAGCGGCGTTACCATCTGTGCGGTGGCGCACAGGCAGAACAGGGAAAGAAGCGTCGCGGTACAGGGGCGTATGGACTTTTTCATGAAAAACTCCATTGATGTCGAGGAACCCTGGATCTTTCAGTGTAGCGCCGCATTCCGGGCCCCGATCACCTGTGATTCCCAGCCAAAAGGCTGATGCCTCCCCGCCGGGAGTCAAGCCGCAAGTCCGCCCGCGGACTCCAGCAACAGCGCCCTGCCCGGCACCAGTTCATAACAGCCCCGGCGCAGCTTGCGGATCTGCAAGGGCCCGCCCCAGTCAGCCAGGCGACGCTGCAACAGCAGCAGGCGCACGCCTAGGTTGTCCTGCACGTCGGGCAAGCCCAGGGAGCTGCCGGCAAGCCGCAGCTCCCGTGTGGAAAAACCCCAACGCCCATGGCACTGCGCGTCGCGCGCGAGCTTCCACAAGATTGCTCCCGCCACGCCCTTGATCAAGTACTGCCCGTCGATGAAGACCGAGCCATCGCGTGGGAAGTAGCGCAGCTTGAGAGGCGCCCCCTGCGCGGCCGGGCCGCTCCGAGCCTCGTCCGGCGACGGCGCCCCCACGTCCAGTTCCGCGCCTTGCAGCGTCAACAGCGCCTGCGCCAGCTGTGCGCACAACACCGCCAATGCGTCCTCGTCGTCATACCCGAAGAACTGGTCGCTCTCGCTTTCGACCAGCAGCGCGCCCACGGTGCGCCCGCGCGCGCGCAGCGGCACGGCCAACTGGCTGCAAGGCGTGGCCAAGCCAGGCAGCACGATGGGCTCGCCTTCGATCGGGCCCTGGCCGCTGGCCATCTGATGCAGGGTGCGGCCATACCGGTACATGCGCGCCATATGGCCTATGCGCAGCGCCACGCCTTCGCGCGCGGCCACGCCCGCCAGGCCGGCTTCGGCCAGCGGCACTTCGGCACCCACGCCCTGCTGGGCATAACCCATGCTGGCCAGGGCATACAGGGTCTGGCGCTGCTCATCCAGCAGCCAGAGGATGGCGTGGTTCACGACCAGGTCGCGGCGCAAGCCGTCCATGGCGACCTGAGGCAATAGGCTCAGCTCGTCGCACTCGGCAAGCCGCGCCGACACCGCCCGCGCGCCGGTAGCCAGGTCGCAGCGCGGCTGCAGCGTGGAGAGCGGCGCGCCGCTGTGCATGGGCCGGATATCCAGCACCTCGTAGATGTCGGCGCCGCGCAGGCGGAACACCTGCTCCATGCCGGTATGCGCGGCAATGCCGGCCAGCTTCGCGCGCAGGCGCTCGAACACCGGGCCTTCGGTTTCGGTGCGCAGGTAGCGCAATTGCAAGGCCAGGCTGCCTCCGGTGCACGGGTCTTCCACCATCAGACTGGCGCGCCCCGTGGCGAGAATGTTCTCCCGGCTGCGGTTGAAGAACTGGAAGGTCAAGGCCACATGGCCGCCATCCACGTACTCCACGTGCGACAGCAGGTTGACATGGGGGATGCCGTCGGCCGAGACGCTGCACAAGGTGGGCGGAATGCCGCCATCCAGGACGCGGCGGACTGCCAGCAGGGTCAATACGCTCATGGGCCTGGCTCCAGTTCCACGGCCTGACCGGCATGCGGGCCCGGCGTCTGGTTCCAGGCTCCCGCCACGGTATAGCGCACCGCCACCAATTCATGCACCGCTACCCCGTACCAGTGATCCAGGAAAGGGGCGCCGGC includes these proteins:
- a CDS encoding LysR family transcriptional regulator, with the translated sequence MRDVLDLNTVRVYVAVVDEQSFAGAARLLALPSSNVSRHVASLERRLGVRLLERSTRHLRMTEAGRLLYERAKPLLDTLLATEEELGAVQRELRGPLRMCMPGEAPRLLAPILAEFCSLHPGVELECDTRMTGLESLREEDMDLAIVFHRGRQDDSAFITRELATLPSIVVAAPSLLAQTGTPRHVRELRSLPCITTLSALKGQPWQFIDAAGEIVKVPVRSRYRVNSGELAGAGARQGIGFAILAAFGCQEDLAAGRLVEVPLDLRPAPLQLLGAYSHRHSVTARVRALLELMQARLGAMGERS
- a CDS encoding PepSY-associated TM helix domain-containing protein, producing the protein MSWLHTWCGLTCGWLLCAIFLTGTLSVFREPITRWMEAGPPASSAADAADARQWLSRATQELSSRAAAASAWDISLPARPGWPAQLSWRTDDGTRHEVWLDSRTGAVQPPPQIRETEGGRHFMSFHYTLHGGLPGYWLVGWISMCMLVALVSGVVVHKRIFKDFFTFRPGKGLRSWLDAHNATAVLTLPFLFMIGYTGLAFFYTSYMPWPLHAAYGDDTGAYRRYQAELAPALSVPRIAEPGLGGVPDLYPLLSRARELTGQEAARITIERPGDARSIVLVSGRKPLAGAAPQLLTEASHVAFDAASAAVLQVVPAQHDGFEPKQVHETIEALHKADFGGWTIKWLYFFSGLMGTAMIAIGTLLFSLKRRKKSEHEFGAATARVYRCVEALNVAALAGIAVASVAYFYGNRLIPAAWPDRNAWEIRFFFAVWAATLAHALWRPPRSAWIEQLAAAAVLCLGLPMLNWATTGRHAWAYAARGEWLQAAVEITALAFGLLLACMVHALRRHWKAAPTVAAPPSRKAPPASHDAAAHCWGIASRLIAAAAGGYLLSALAMSALALAWPVLAGASPAVGVLAGTLLSFVVYTAIGLAVFGVRSAERAWALIALASLASGVVVLGLRA
- a CDS encoding TonB-dependent siderophore receptor, translated to MGRGLLKDALAGGALTAGMQLRAMPGMVACALAALASPAAVQAQQQAAQVDFSIPAQPLEHALRLFSEQSRHQVLFDESVVAGKRAPAVNGRYAPREALDQLLAGANVRVNSARPNVYTLTAIGQSSGDAVTLQSVTVSGSGVGNPTTEGTGSYTSDAITISKMTQSVRETPQSVSVLTRQLLDDKNLTTLDEALAQTTGVTKTARNFGNHKFSIRGFTVDDNNYLVDGVAGVVYAPVGWLPIDTAVFDRVEVLRGAAGLMLGSADPSGAINMVRKRPRGEGHFEGSTTVGSWDNYRMELDGGGPLNESGTVRGRLVTAYQDRHYFYDGTKSKSPLVYGVIDADLGRDTTLTFGARHQATNTDGYWIFGLPRYTDGGALDVSRSTSLLQDWNRQKGQVNEVFAEAEHRFNQDWKARLSLNHTEVDLDQRVAIPIGGVDRATGVGSRFYTIYFNNAHVKSDGVDLNTTGSFQALGGTHQVLLGTSWSRQRVNQKWANLDTDTPINVYDPDHSSIPEPARPAWDSGETSRLEQTSVYGSMRLQLADPLHLLLGGKFSWLKYRSNDGLTGRMTRDYEQKHEFTPYAGLVYDLDQQWSVYTSYADTYQPQSTYVTSSGKPLDPSIGANYEAGVKGELYDGRLNVSAAVFAVKKSGIAVEDMAATGSCPGSLASPNCYRNGGTLRSKGFELEASGELSPGWQVMAGYTYVTSRDDEGETISAETPRHLFRLSTTYQLPGRWNAFSVGGGVSAQSGYSYKAYDDMSVRMGAPGRAVWDLRAGYRINKHWSASLNVANAFDKDYYGMVSQIRRGNHYGEPRNVMLTLRGTL
- a CDS encoding FecR family protein; protein product: MTDPSSSASPDTLALHEAAAEWLVRRQDASWSSADEQELHAWLAARPAHRQAYSRVARTWEDLSQAPRPALASDGQAASRPSRPLPRRASREASGRRAVQPGFWGVLLGQPVFSKTFAAACAALVVGGGFGWYRWDNTPGYVLSVRTAAAEVRQLDLPDGSHVALNFGSTLEVRYYPRRRELVLNQGEGFFDVAPDTGRPFTVDAQQSRITVVGTAFNVRNTPDDVIVKVSHGRVRVQPDRDKARPELSLGAEQGVTVDARNSTYQAVAAVPDGVGGWRNGRLVYRRTPLGEVAQEVAQYLGKPVALGSPGLKSLPVSGFAATNAPAAFLEALPDLLPVQVKRAPDGGYLILDR
- a CDS encoding RNA polymerase sigma factor; this translates as MSRNPLLASNTTPASADDTNGNSSAIAKAYARWRLPLMRGLARFKGSIGSAEDALHDGVVKWVAANPALDSPDEQGAYLRRTVLNGVADEFRERKAGRRLQTVSFNEAEEGVQALAAGDASCPMRAAAHQQRLERLGAALQELPERQREAFVLCRFDGLTQDEVAARMQISRRMVVKHLARAIAYCEVRVHYATVAQMQQLHRPAGDDAGLDNNNNSDSASP
- a CDS encoding YMGG-like glycine zipper-containing protein, with the translated sequence MEFFMKKSIRPCTATLLSLFCLCATAQMVTPLKGQSPQTTQQDISACQALAGSGASASTSTDDPKSGGRVRGAAAGAAAGAAVAGARGNQHEEVYDRMSDDAKQQYRQNQAKDAAAAGMVVGGSRQRQDRRQDRAEASQQNAAATSAYSTCMQQRGYQVAP
- a CDS encoding GAF domain-containing protein, whose amino-acid sequence is MSVLTLLAVRRVLDGGIPPTLCSVSADGIPHVNLLSHVEYVDGGHVALTFQFFNRSRENILATGRASLMVEDPCTGGSLALQLRYLRTETEGPVFERLRAKLAGIAAHTGMEQVFRLRGADIYEVLDIRPMHSGAPLSTLQPRCDLATGARAVSARLAECDELSLLPQVAMDGLRRDLVVNHAILWLLDEQRQTLYALASMGYAQQGVGAEVPLAEAGLAGVAAREGVALRIGHMARMYRYGRTLHQMASGQGPIEGEPIVLPGLATPCSQLAVPLRARGRTVGALLVESESDQFFGYDDEDALAVLCAQLAQALLTLQGAELDVGAPSPDEARSGPAAQGAPLKLRYFPRDGSVFIDGQYLIKGVAGAILWKLARDAQCHGRWGFSTRELRLAGSSLGLPDVQDNLGVRLLLLQRRLADWGGPLQIRKLRRGCYELVPGRALLLESAGGLAA